The Sphingobacteriaceae bacterium genome includes the window ACCAAAATCTTCTTTAGTCCAAAAACCGTGGTATAAAATGGAATTTGAAAAAGAATATGTTTTATGAATAAGATCTTTTTCAGTTAAGTATAACCAGTACAACGTATATTCAGTCCAAGGAATAGATGATGAAACCGATAATAAAAATTCAGCTGATTCATTTACTAAATTTCTTGATGCAATTTCATTAAAAAGTTCAATACAAATATCTTTGTATAAAATTTCGGGTGTAACGCCAATCATCATTGCATTTTTTTCAATGGAAACATCGCTTTTAATATTTTTTTGCTTGCAAGCCACCAATCATAATGCTTTGATGCAGCTTCCTGCTGAAAAATAGGTTTATCATTTGAGAACAGATCATTAAAAGAAGTTGGTTTGATAAGCACAACATCTGAATCCAACGTAATAAAATACCTTGTGTTAATAATCTTAGCCGCTACTAATTTTAGAATCTGCTGTTTGTGCCATCCTGACTCATCAGTTAAATCAGGGATTAATTCATCTTCAGTAACTATGCGAATAGAAAATCTGCAAACCTTTCTACAACACTTTTCAACCAACTCTTTATCATCTGGCGGGACTATTATTAGAAATTGAAGTGTTTCTTTGTCTATCCAAAATTTTTCAAATGAAGGTAATAATAGCAATCTTACACGATCAAGGTCGGATGATACTGACTTAGTGTCAATTCTAATAGGTAATACCGCAGTTAATCGAGCTTTAGAGAATGATTGATCTGATGCCGGAGTTAACACTTTTAATTCAACTGATTGCTCCTGATTAAATTTATAATAGAATTTTGTAAAAGGTATAGGTATGAATTTTCTATATTTTTCCAAAAGCCACTCAAACGTATCGCCCTTGATAGAAGCCGGCATAAACACTAGTGCTGAAAGGAACACAATCGCATTTATAAAAACAACAATAAGAAGTTTAATTTCGTTGTGATCACTATTTAAAAAAGTTTCAACTAGAAAAAATAGCAATAAATTAACGACCAACATTAGAACTAAGTTTGCCAAGCCAGGAACCATGGCTTTGAAAAATTCCTTCCACGTGGAAGCTATGATTCTAATTGAAAGCCAGCTTTGTGCTGCGAATAACCATAAACTAGCAATGAGAATTGATAAAGCAATCCCTTCAATTCCAAATTTAACGGCAAATAATGCACTGCCTCCTAATATTAGGAAATATATGAGCTGTTGAAAAGCTTCCACATAAACTTTACCAGTCGCCTGAGCCAAAGCACCGGAGTAAGGTAGAGAAGTCCTTAGAATACCTGCTAAACCCAATATCTGAAATGATGTTATCGCGCCTTCCCATTTTACACCGTAAAGCCCTTTTATAACGTATTCGGCAGTTACTATCATTGATATAAGTATTGGATACACAAAATATGAAACAGTCTTAATTGTTCTGAGATACGCCACTTTCAATTTTTGCGGATCATCTTGAACTGCAGCAAATGCAGGGAAGAGAACATTGTAAATTCCCCCCGTAATTTTTGTTAATGATTCCTTCATTAAATTAA containing:
- a CDS encoding lipopolysaccharide biosynthesis protein, coding for MSKTLTDKTISGLNWSFIGNNLMAVINIVVGIILARLLAPQDFGLLGMTYVFIGLAELFVTLGMGSSVQRIKDLTKEHIRVATTITVISSFVVYVIFWFSAPYIAGFYEEERLVSIIRSLSSIFIIQGFVTVSYGQIRRELDFKYILKIDFSSMVLGYGLISSTLAFLDFGVWSLVYGRIASAVISAIIIMLKIPLNVQPLIKKQEFKDLAGFGGGISLSNLIFYASSNVDLLIIGKLLNSHLLGVYTRALNLMKESLTKITGGIYNVLFPAFAAVQDDPQKLKVAYLRTIKTVSYFVYPILISMIVTAEYVIKGLYGVKWEGAITSFQILGLAGILRTSLPYSGALAQATGKVYVEAFQQLIYFLILGGSALFAVKFGIEGIALSILIASLWLFAAQSWLSIRIIASTWKEFFKAMVPGLANLVLMLVVNLLLFFLVETFLNSDHNEIKLLIVVFINAIVFLSALVFMPASIKGDTFEWLLEKYRKFIPIPFTKFYYKFNQEQSVELKVLTPASDQSFSKARLTAVLPIRIDTKSVSSDLDRVRLLLLPSFEKFWIDKETLQFLIIVPPDDKELVEKCCRKVCRFSIRIVTEDELIPDLTDESGWHKQQILKLVAAKIINTRYFITLDSDVVLIKPTSFNDLFSNDKPIFQQEAASKHYDWWLASKKILKAMFPLKKMQ